Proteins encoded in a region of the Candidatus Neomarinimicrobiota bacterium genome:
- a CDS encoding zinc ribbon domain-containing protein, producing the protein MTGTPRWHLVILLAMVAGVPGLRGQQVSQYKRFDIYILPEYDHPGVGIILAAEVIEGQYPRFLEMQVPAGTSTALLRQLGQNQPIALDIQERDGKTYLPIDVSRAEFQVQFYFNPFDETGARRAFEYTILTNELLPAFHVEVYRPIAASNFQHSLEGAEEDQDDLGLTFYRQHVDGLQPGTAYAVSVSYDNPTNMLTVPALQARLEELRAEETGAGAPSLSQPSNLSTVLIVLSLVGAGLFVILNTWGGRRAQPAPATAESTSGGAVGQPATRPKDGSAKFCAKCGNPRHSDDRFCARCGKEF; encoded by the coding sequence GTGACCGGTACCCCGCGGTGGCACCTGGTGATTCTGCTCGCCATGGTGGCAGGAGTGCCGGGCTTAAGGGGGCAGCAGGTTAGCCAATACAAGCGGTTTGATATATACATTCTGCCGGAATACGACCACCCCGGTGTAGGTATTATTTTGGCGGCGGAGGTCATTGAGGGCCAGTATCCGCGCTTTCTAGAGATGCAGGTGCCCGCGGGTACCAGCACGGCACTGCTGCGCCAGCTTGGTCAGAATCAGCCGATTGCACTGGACATCCAGGAGCGGGACGGCAAGACCTACCTGCCCATTGATGTGAGCCGGGCCGAATTCCAAGTGCAGTTCTATTTTAACCCCTTCGATGAAACTGGGGCCCGGCGAGCATTTGAATATACCATCCTCACCAACGAACTGCTGCCTGCGTTTCATGTGGAGGTCTATCGCCCCATCGCCGCCAGCAATTTTCAACATTCACTCGAAGGGGCCGAGGAGGACCAGGACGATTTGGGGCTGACCTTCTACCGCCAGCATGTTGACGGACTGCAACCGGGCACGGCCTATGCCGTCAGCGTCAGTTATGACAACCCCACCAACATGCTCACAGTGCCCGCTCTGCAGGCGCGGCTGGAGGAACTCCGGGCCGAGGAAACTGGCGCCGGCGCTCCGTCTCTCAGCCAGCCGTCCAATCTGAGCACGGTCTTGATCGTCCTGTCGCTGGTGGGCGCAGGCCTCTTTGTCATCCTGAATACATGGGGTGGGCGCAGGGCGCAGCCGGCACCCGCAACGGCCGAGTCCACGTCTGGGGGCGCCGTGGGCCAACCCGCAACGCGCCCCAAGGATGGAAGCGCAAAATTCTGCGCCAAGTGTGGCAACCCGCGCCACTCCGATGACCGCTTCTGTGCCCGCTGCGGGAAGGAATTCTGA
- a CDS encoding serine/threonine protein phosphatase, whose product MNFASRYLVVGDLHGNWRGLERLLEQCRYDESHDRLIFVGDYNDHMRPDTCDVRRLIDLLLELDRRSPQGVAFVRGNHDLWFAQWLKTGGVPDPNWYEQGGRETLMSYGLDSPSDAARHRERIPEAHRSFICERIIPYYLDAELLVVHGGFVSGEQMGLLAAGTPLDEAQLMELVWDRHFIFSDDDRDHAWFAQYFGQRYLVTGHSAVGPYVNPRNPKWLLVDSPGRGRNLHAAIIRDGDNYEFIHS is encoded by the coding sequence GTGAATTTCGCAAGCCGTTACCTGGTGGTGGGCGACCTCCACGGAAACTGGCGCGGATTGGAGCGGCTGCTGGAGCAGTGCCGGTATGATGAGAGCCACGACCGCCTCATCTTCGTGGGGGACTACAACGACCACATGCGGCCCGATACCTGCGACGTACGGCGTCTGATTGACCTGCTGCTGGAGCTGGACAGGCGATCCCCCCAGGGCGTGGCCTTTGTGCGCGGCAACCACGACCTGTGGTTTGCCCAATGGCTCAAAACCGGCGGTGTGCCGGATCCGAACTGGTACGAACAGGGCGGCCGCGAGACGCTGATGTCGTACGGCCTTGACAGCCCATCTGACGCCGCCAGGCATAGGGAGCGTATTCCCGAGGCCCACCGGTCATTTATCTGCGAGCGGATCATTCCGTACTATCTGGATGCGGAGCTGCTGGTGGTACATGGCGGCTTTGTCAGTGGTGAGCAGATGGGACTGCTGGCTGCCGGCACCCCACTCGACGAAGCCCAGCTCATGGAGTTGGTCTGGGACCGGCACTTTATCTTTTCCGATGATGACCGGGATCACGCCTGGTTCGCCCAATACTTTGGCCAGCGCTACCTGGTCACGGGTCACAGCGCTGTCGGGCCCTACGTGAACCCGCGCAATCCCAAGTGGCTGCTGGTGGACTCGCCAGGCAGGGGGCGGAACCTGCACGCCGCAATCATACGGGATGGAGATAACTATGAATTTATCCATTCCTGA
- the rnr gene encoding ribonuclease R has product MNKETILKKLKSRRGRGLRPKELGRSLGIRERQYPDFRRQLNEMVRAGAIIRASDGRLTVKGPPTVKDVATVKGSPAGAVQGLMELTHRGFGFVTVEGMDDVFVEGRDVHGAASGDLVLLDLRRQKFGKGPKGRVTRILKRGRSTLVGTAVAVPGGMELVLSQPFANRAVRLATDGGIVPLAGMLVVARVTDWGEGEAPIRAEVEEVIGSPDDPLTDFKFVLRQFDLDPQFSPQLEAEVARHAKSVTIGPGNGRTDIRSHRVVTIDPESARDFDDAISLERRDGEFWELGVHIADVSMFVPSGGALDREALARGNSVYFTEGVVPMLPHLLSSELCSLKPDEDRLTVSAFITLDGTAQVSKVRFARTLIRSKRRFTYGEVHDILANGSGKWYKFFRSLKDVTDQLYKRRVEQGSVDFDIPEPLFDLDQNGVPHFVHPSQRLDSHRMVEESMLLANRVVAERIPDGKSKRPFIYRVHDEPGKEQVEKLSALLKRLNLPGLPRGEVTSKEVRDLLLAVEDSPYRDLIESITLRSMAKAIYLASNRGHFGLAFRSYTHFTSPIRRYADLIVHRLMVEQLTRPDKPWSISRANLDKIAQQCSERERAALEAERAYSRLKELRFLATQIDKEFDGIISGVIPKGIFVQIREFLVDGFVSVDWLEGDEYVFDEGLFALRGKRMNELLQLGQEVRIRVRDVSIEKRFANFLLVEAS; this is encoded by the coding sequence ATGAACAAGGAGACCATTCTAAAGAAGCTTAAGTCCCGTCGGGGGCGCGGCCTCCGGCCGAAGGAGCTGGGGCGCAGCCTGGGAATCAGGGAGCGCCAGTATCCTGACTTCCGCCGACAGCTTAACGAAATGGTGCGCGCGGGCGCCATCATCCGCGCCAGCGATGGGCGGCTGACCGTTAAAGGGCCGCCCACCGTCAAGGATGTTGCGACCGTCAAAGGGTCGCCCGCTGGAGCGGTCCAGGGGTTGATGGAATTAACGCACCGGGGCTTTGGCTTCGTGACCGTTGAGGGCATGGACGACGTCTTCGTCGAGGGCCGAGATGTGCATGGCGCCGCCTCGGGCGATCTGGTCCTCCTGGACCTCCGGCGCCAAAAGTTCGGCAAGGGGCCCAAGGGCCGGGTCACCCGTATCCTCAAGCGCGGCAGATCGACCCTGGTCGGGACCGCCGTCGCCGTGCCGGGGGGCATGGAGCTGGTCCTGTCACAGCCGTTTGCCAACCGGGCCGTGCGGCTGGCCACCGACGGGGGCATAGTTCCCCTAGCCGGCATGCTGGTGGTGGCCCGGGTCACCGATTGGGGTGAAGGCGAAGCCCCCATCCGGGCCGAGGTTGAGGAAGTCATCGGCTCGCCGGACGACCCCCTCACCGATTTCAAATTTGTGCTGCGGCAATTTGACTTGGATCCTCAGTTCTCGCCGCAGCTAGAGGCCGAAGTTGCGCGCCACGCCAAAAGCGTCACCATCGGCCCGGGGAATGGCCGCACGGATATCCGCAGCCACCGGGTAGTGACCATCGATCCCGAATCGGCCAGGGATTTCGATGATGCCATCTCTCTGGAGCGCAGGGACGGCGAGTTTTGGGAGCTGGGCGTCCACATCGCAGACGTTTCGATGTTTGTCCCTTCCGGCGGCGCGCTGGACCGGGAGGCGCTGGCTCGCGGGAACAGCGTCTATTTTACCGAAGGTGTTGTGCCCATGTTGCCCCACCTGCTGTCAAGTGAGCTCTGCTCCCTCAAGCCGGATGAGGACCGACTGACCGTTTCGGCCTTTATTACCCTCGATGGTACCGCCCAGGTGAGTAAGGTCAGGTTCGCGCGCACCCTTATCCGCAGTAAGCGCCGGTTCACTTATGGTGAAGTGCATGACATCCTGGCGAACGGCTCCGGCAAGTGGTACAAATTTTTTAGGTCCCTGAAAGATGTCACAGATCAACTTTACAAGCGGCGCGTAGAGCAGGGCAGCGTCGATTTCGATATTCCCGAGCCGCTGTTCGATCTGGACCAGAATGGCGTGCCCCATTTTGTGCATCCCTCTCAAAGGCTCGACAGCCATCGCATGGTGGAGGAGAGCATGCTGCTGGCCAACCGAGTGGTCGCCGAGCGCATCCCGGACGGAAAATCAAAGCGCCCCTTCATCTATCGGGTCCACGACGAGCCCGGCAAAGAGCAGGTCGAAAAGCTCTCGGCGCTGCTGAAGCGCTTAAACCTTCCGGGGTTGCCCAGGGGCGAGGTCACCAGTAAGGAGGTGCGCGACCTCCTGCTGGCCGTGGAGGATTCGCCCTATCGGGACCTCATCGAATCCATCACCCTGCGTTCCATGGCAAAGGCAATCTACTTGGCTTCCAATCGTGGGCACTTCGGACTGGCTTTCCGCAGCTACACCCACTTCACTTCGCCCATTCGACGTTATGCCGACCTGATCGTCCACCGTCTTATGGTCGAGCAGCTTACCCGGCCCGACAAGCCGTGGTCCATATCCAGGGCCAATCTGGACAAGATCGCCCAGCAGTGTTCCGAACGTGAGCGGGCGGCCCTCGAAGCGGAGCGGGCCTACAGTCGCCTGAAGGAGTTGCGCTTTCTTGCTACCCAGATCGACAAGGAATTCGACGGGATAATTTCCGGAGTGATACCGAAAGGTATTTTTGTTCAGATACGAGAGTTTCTGGTGGATGGGTTTGTGAGTGTGGATTGGTTGGAGGGCGACGAGTATGTCTTCGATGAAGGCCTGTTTGCGCTGCGGGGCAAGCGGATGAATGAGTTGCTGCAGCTGGGACAGGAGGTGCGTATCAGGGTGCGGGACGTATCCATCGAGAAACGGTTCGCAAACTTTCTGCTCGTAGAGGCGTCATAA
- a CDS encoding BamA/TamA family outer membrane protein, translating into MRSATFWVMGCLLAGSAWGQSVDLVLPDTVLRINSSPELRDLLAERLAQAGSRGQLGLSYRLHDMVLEAASSPRLKVRFHVLGMPVPPPDTVIVSDGDGAEWPQLAAFLRGADPSANGYLFSAGQPAWQVRTKRYFGHRSGYGVLYNLTDVSRQTVQVLAAYEQPRTGPGGIVGQVTLDLPNLLGSLRYLRIHWRRLSPLTQSIHLLYAEPRLPLLPLGAQVELRQDLRDTLYVQRAGTVQLTSPPGQLWGTAVGIGLRELTILPAGAIQGMVPVRYRHLSLVLSRQAFDQPFNPTQGFRVKLALEGGTVDTGDSQNPGALGRGELNIAWARSRSRITLAQNLYAMLLAGLDYKPQLPEYGRFGGSASLRGYREDQFLEPWGLVSQTELRYRTSETTRVHLLLDAGLLPGRRVLSAVGMGLLFGAGRNLVQLDLAWNRDDNFRTGKVHLRLINTISGGRSTKK; encoded by the coding sequence TTGAGATCGGCCACATTTTGGGTTATGGGTTGCCTGCTGGCCGGTTCTGCCTGGGGTCAGAGCGTTGATCTGGTTCTGCCCGACACCGTCCTGCGCATCAACTCCTCGCCGGAATTGCGTGACCTGCTTGCCGAGCGCCTTGCGCAGGCCGGGTCCCGGGGGCAATTGGGACTCTCCTACCGCCTGCACGACATGGTGTTGGAGGCGGCCTCCAGCCCGCGACTCAAGGTGCGCTTTCATGTTTTGGGCATGCCCGTACCGCCACCGGATACGGTCATTGTCTCCGATGGAGACGGGGCTGAATGGCCACAACTGGCGGCGTTCCTGCGCGGGGCCGACCCGTCTGCCAACGGGTACCTGTTCAGCGCCGGCCAGCCGGCCTGGCAGGTGCGGACAAAGCGGTATTTCGGGCACCGGTCGGGCTATGGGGTGCTCTACAATCTCACCGATGTTTCCCGACAAACCGTACAGGTTTTGGCCGCCTATGAGCAGCCCCGCACTGGCCCTGGCGGCATCGTGGGCCAGGTGACGCTGGACCTGCCCAACTTGCTGGGTAGTCTGCGCTACCTGCGGATTCATTGGCGGCGCCTGAGTCCTCTGACGCAGTCCATCCACCTGCTCTATGCCGAGCCGCGGCTGCCCTTGCTCCCGCTGGGCGCCCAGGTCGAGCTGCGGCAAGACCTGCGGGACACGCTCTATGTTCAGCGGGCGGGAACGGTGCAGCTAACCTCCCCTCCGGGCCAACTCTGGGGTACAGCAGTGGGGATCGGTCTGCGGGAGCTGACCATCCTGCCCGCCGGCGCAATCCAGGGCATGGTGCCGGTCCGCTACCGACACCTGAGCCTGGTCCTCTCACGGCAGGCGTTCGATCAGCCCTTCAATCCCACCCAGGGTTTTCGGGTCAAGTTGGCGCTGGAGGGGGGGACCGTTGACACTGGAGATTCGCAGAATCCCGGTGCCCTGGGACGCGGCGAACTGAACATTGCCTGGGCGCGCAGCCGCAGCCGGATCACCCTGGCCCAAAATCTTTATGCCATGCTATTGGCGGGCCTGGACTATAAACCGCAGCTGCCTGAATACGGTCGCTTTGGTGGCAGCGCCAGCCTGAGAGGCTACCGGGAAGACCAGTTTCTTGAGCCGTGGGGTCTGGTATCCCAGACTGAACTCCGTTATCGCACCAGCGAGACCACCCGCGTGCACCTTCTGCTGGATGCGGGCTTGCTGCCCGGACGAAGGGTCCTCTCGGCCGTAGGAATGGGGCTGCTGTTCGGTGCGGGGCGTAACCTCGTGCAGCTTGACCTCGCCTGGAACCGGGATGATAACTTCCGCACCGGCAAAGTGCATTTGCGTTTGATCAACACGATTTCCGGTGGCAGGAGCACCAAGAAATGA
- the lgt gene encoding prolipoprotein diacylglyceryl transferase yields MYPELLHLGPFVISSYGFMLVLAFVSSYVLLSRDGRRLGWHPELAQDLVFWAAIGGIAGSKVYYLIENIGRGSGQNMAGLWDMVAGIFTLDPSRIADGIQNFGAGLVFFGGLVGGMLAVTLLLRRRKVAWLPTADVLAPYLILGYAIGRCGCFLVGDDYGLPTHLPWGVAFENGLPPTTWAVFQTRYPWVDLTGFAQGVLHVHPTQLYEIFLGALIFIGLYRFRTKARFAGQVFSLYLILAGTERFFIEFLRINRPYVLGLSGAQLISIMMVVIGAYLLTWLPRRPAATSRE; encoded by the coding sequence ATGTATCCGGAGCTGCTCCATCTCGGCCCTTTCGTGATCTCATCCTACGGATTCATGCTGGTGCTGGCTTTCGTATCGTCCTACGTGCTGCTGAGTCGGGATGGTCGGCGGCTGGGCTGGCACCCTGAATTGGCCCAGGACCTGGTTTTCTGGGCCGCTATCGGCGGGATTGCCGGCTCCAAGGTTTACTACCTCATTGAGAACATCGGTCGCGGTTCGGGACAAAACATGGCCGGGCTGTGGGACATGGTGGCCGGCATTTTCACTTTGGACCCGTCGCGAATCGCCGACGGTATTCAGAACTTTGGCGCCGGCCTCGTGTTTTTTGGCGGCCTCGTGGGCGGCATGCTGGCAGTTACGCTGCTGTTGCGGCGTCGCAAGGTAGCCTGGCTGCCAACAGCCGATGTCCTGGCGCCCTATCTCATACTGGGGTATGCCATTGGACGTTGCGGCTGCTTTCTGGTCGGTGACGACTATGGTTTGCCCACCCACCTGCCGTGGGGTGTCGCCTTCGAAAACGGCTTGCCGCCAACGACTTGGGCTGTATTTCAGACCCGCTACCCCTGGGTGGACCTGACCGGATTTGCCCAGGGAGTCCTGCATGTGCACCCGACACAGCTGTATGAAATCTTTTTGGGAGCGCTGATATTCATCGGGCTATATCGGTTCAGGACCAAGGCGCGCTTTGCCGGCCAGGTCTTTTCCCTCTATCTGATATTGGCGGGTACTGAACGCTTCTTCATTGAGTTCCTGCGGATCAACAGGCCGTACGTCCTGGGGCTCTCGGGGGCCCAGCTCATCAGCATTATGATGGTGGTGATCGGCGCTTATCTCCTTACCTGGCTTCCGCGGCGCCCAGCCGCCACGTCGCGGGAATAG
- a CDS encoding CPBP family intramembrane metalloprotease: AAAWLWQRRASGSSRVSGTYLLLMLAESLLWGGFLLISLSVADQLLMLPTSDQVLRTAFLAVGAGIYEEGVFRLLLVSALGTFFRRALDWQRPIAWGLAVTVAAVLFALFHYVGPAGELFGWNSFGYRCVAGVILGLLFIFRGFGITVYAHTFYNLIVLGITTVN, from the coding sequence GCCGCTGCCTGGCTATGGCAACGCCGCGCGAGCGGCAGTTCCCGCGTCTCCGGGACTTACCTGCTGCTCATGCTGGCCGAGAGCCTCCTGTGGGGTGGCTTCCTGCTGATCTCACTCTCGGTGGCCGACCAGCTGCTCATGCTGCCAACCTCCGATCAGGTCCTGCGCACAGCCTTTCTGGCGGTGGGGGCGGGCATCTATGAAGAGGGGGTCTTCCGACTGCTGCTGGTATCAGCATTGGGTACATTTTTTCGGAGGGCTTTGGACTGGCAGCGCCCCATCGCCTGGGGTTTGGCCGTGACGGTTGCTGCGGTGCTGTTTGCCCTGTTTCACTATGTGGGCCCAGCGGGAGAACTGTTCGGGTGGAACTCCTTTGGTTACCGGTGCGTAGCTGGGGTAATATTAGGATTGCTGTTTATCTTCCGGGGTTTCGGCATTACAGTCTATGCGCACACGTTTTACAATCTGATAGTGCTCGGAATTACTACGGTGAACTGA